The DNA segment GTGGACGTTCCCGGCTACCTGCCCGGTACGGAACAGGAATGGACCGGCGTCATCCGTCGCGGGGCCAAGCTGCTGTACGCCTACGCGGAGGCCACGGTTCCCCTCGTGACGGTCATCACCCGCAAGGCGTATGGCGGCGCGTATATCGTCATGGGTTCGAAGCAGCTCGGCGCTGACCTCAACTACGCCTGGCCGACTGCCGAGATCGCTGTGATGGGTGGGCAGGGGGCAGTCAACATCCTCAACCGCGCGGAGATCAAACAGGCGGAGGCGGACGGTGAGGACGTGGCTGCGGTGCGCGCGCGGCTCGCGAACGAGTACACCTACAACGTGGCGTCGCCGTTCCTCGCGGCGGAGCGCGGCGAGCTCGACGGAATCATCGAGCCGGCCGCGACGCGCGTCGTGATCGTCAAGGCGCTGCGGGCGCTGCGCACCAAGCGTGCGTCGCTGCCGCCGAAGAAGCACGGGAACATTCCACTGTGAGTACCGTGCGCGAGGGCGAAGCCGGCGCTGGCTCCGGCGCCGAGATCACCATCCTCGCCGGTGAGCCCTCCACCGCCGAGCTCGCCGCGATCACCGCCGTTGTCACGGCCCTCGCCGAGGAGCTCTCCGACGATGCCCTGCTCGAGGTCGGCAGCGGCCAGAGCGCGTGGCAGCGGAGCCAGCGAGCCCTGCGCCAGCCGCTCGTGCCTGGACCGGGTGCCTGGCGCTCGTTTTCGGGCTAACACCCCCCGGAATGGGGGCATTCGCTGCCGATTCCGTAGTTGGGAACGAGCACAGGTGCGGATTCCGCATCACATGTCACCGATTTCGTCGTTGACGGGCGATGCGGCAGCGCTAATGCCCCGTCAGGGGCGACCTGTACCCCGTGATCCGTCGTGGCCTTCCCGCCGTTATTGGGCCGAGTGGAACCCGAACGGACGACAGGGTACACAATTGTCCCCCGGAAGTCCCCTAAAGAGACGACTTTCCGGGCCCGCCGGTTCGTTGCATGATTGTTCTTGCTAGGTGTTGCTCAATGAGCACACCGCCAATCATTAGCCGACTAGGGTAAGCGGGCTAATGCATTGGGGGCGAGTCAGGGCGGTATTCGGGTTATCGCCCTGACTCGGGGATTTGGATAGGACCGGCCTCTGGCCGGTCCTATTTCCCGTTAAGCCCGCCGCCTACCGGGTGAGGGCCGTGCGCTCGACGACCCGCGGGATCTCGAGCCACAGGTCGATCTCGTCGTCATCGTCGTCGTCGGACTCCTGACCGAGCGCCGAGCTGGTGCCGTCATTGCCCGAGCTCAGTCCGACGACTGTCACGGCCGTCTCAGAACCGTGCGGCACCGTCCTCGCGATGATCCGGTCAGCCTTCGAGCCGCCGATCACCTCCGCGAGGTGGTTGAGCACACGATCCAGCTCGTCCTCAGACAGATCGTCGATTCCGCCCTCGTCGAGCAGCGTGACGGTCGTGCCACGCCGACGGCAGGCCATGACCTCGTGTCGCACCCGATCGTTGAGCAGCTTGCGCCCGCGGATCTCATCGCGGATCGCCCCCTCGAGGAGCAGGCACTCCTCGCGCTGGGCATCCGAGAGGTCCCCGCCGCTCGCGACGATCTCCCGCAGCATGGGAACGGCCATCCGGCTGGTCTGGCCGAGCCGGAACTGGCGCTCGAACACGTGCGCCTCCTGCGCCGCGCGCCACTCGGCGGCCTCCCGCTCAGCGAGGGCGTAGTGACGAGCATCGCGGCCGGCCGAGGCGAGGGAGTAGGCGAGCGCGTGGGAGATCGCGACCCAGACGATGCTCCCGAGGGCCCCGACCCCGAGCAGGGCGCCGAAGCCCTGCCAGACCACGGTCTGCACGGCGAGGGCACCGACACCGATCCACGCGAGCGACTGCCGCCGCCTGGTCGAGGTGATGACCATCAGTGTGCCGATCGCGGCCGTGTGCCATGCGGCGTAGCTGTTGCCCGGCCCATCCGGCAGTTGGCTCGTAACGAGCAGCGCGACGGCAAGCGAGACCGCGACGTTGAACGACGCCATCCAGATCGGCATCCGGGTCGACGCCGTCGGCCACAGGCTCGCGGTCGTCGCGATCGCGTACAGCACCATCGCCGCAATGTACGGGCCCATCCGCTCCGGGACATTGATCGACACCGCCGCGAGCAGCAGATGATAGGCCGAGAACACCGCGGCGAGGATCACGATGAGGTAGCGGGGAATCGAGATACTCACGATGCCACACCCTCGCCCGTGGCAACCGGCACAGCGCTCTCGCCGACATCCAGGCCGCCATCGGGCCAGACGCTCTCAGCGGCCGGCCACCGGATGGTGATGACGGTGCCCTCGCCGGCCTGGGAATCCACGTCGACGTGCCCGCCGGCATTGTTGACCCGCTCGAGAATGGAGATCCTGAGCCCGATCCTCGCGGTCGGCACCGCCTGAGGGTCGAACCCCGTACCGGTATCGCCGACGACCACAACAACGCCGCCGCCGGGCGCGCAGCGCACCCCGACCCACCTCGCGATGCCAGGGTCGGAACCGGCATGCTGGGTGCTGTTGACCATCGACTGCACCGCCGCCGAGTACACGGCCTCCGCGGCCTGCGACGGAAGCTCCCAGTCGCTGATGTCGCCGGGCCGGTGCTCGAACGGAACCGAGAGGGCGTCGGCGGCCGTCCGGATCCGCAGGGCGAGATCGCGCACCCTCACCCTCGTCGCGTCATCCGGCGACGACGCTGCGGCGTCCCTCAGGTAGCCCATGGCGTTGCTCGCCATGCGCGCGGCGAGCGCCTCGGCCTCCGGGGCATGGGACCGGGCCGCCGAAATAAGGGTGGTGAGCACGCTGTCGTGCACGATCGCGTCGACCTGCACCCGCTCGACCTCGGTGGCGTGCTGGCGCACGGCATAGGAGTAGCGGTCGATCGCAGCCGACTGGGCGAGGTCGACCGATGCCGCCGCCTGCCGCAGCATCGTAATGATGATGAGAACGGTGCCGCCGAGGATGACGGCGTAAATCACGTCATACGCGGCGAGGTCGAACGGCGCCGCCCCTCCGGCAGGCGTCACCCGCACAATGCCGTAGGTGAGCGGGGCGACCACGAGTGCCACGACGGCGGCCCACACTGGCCAGGCGACGGCGGCGGCGGCGGTCGCCACGGTGCAGATGAACCACGGCCACGGACGCAGCTCAGCCACGACGGTCACATCGGCGACCCCCATGGGCCAAGTGGCCATCACGACAAACCAGGCCACAGCGACGAAACCGTTGACGACCAGCACCCACCGCTTCAGGATCGAGGCCGCCACCGACAGCAGCAGCCCACCGAAAAGGAGCACCTGAGCGAAAACCGACCACTCCGGAATCATGAACGAGGACTGCGCGAGCAGCACCGGCAACATCTGGGCGCCGAACACCAGCCCGAAGACCGCGGTGGACCGTGAGATCACCGTTTCGATCTGTCGACGGCTGATCGGGTTGCGGGACGATCGCGGCTGTCCCATCCCCCCGCGGGGTAGTTCGCTAGCGACCATCACCGGCTTCCGGGTCGAGCCCCGGAAGGATGCCGTCTTCGACCGCCCGCCGGAGCAGGTCGACCTTGGTGGGAGCCGGCCGCCCAACCTCCACATACTTCACCCGGATGCGGTCGAGGTACTCCCTGGCCGTCGAGTACCCGATGCCAAGCTGCTGCGCGGCGAGCTTGAGCGGGAATCCCGAGGCATACAGGTGCAGGATCTCGCGCTCGCGGCGGCCCAGCTGGGCTTTGGCGAAGTCGCTGTCGGCGTCGATGGCCGTCGCCCACTCGAGATTGTTGAGCACGTCGCCCCTGGCGACGGTCTCGACTGCGGAAATCACGGTCTTCGTCGCGGACGACTTGGGGATCACGCCTGCCGCGCCCGCTGCGAGGGCCTCGCGCACCGAGGCGACCCGGTCGGCGATGCTGTGGATGAGCACGGCGGAGCCGACGGCCTGCACGCGCTTGACGTTTTCCGTGACGGTCGAGCCGTCGCCCAGGGACAGGTCGAGCACGACAACGTCGCACTCCCGGCCCCCCAGTTGTGCGATCAGTTCGTCGACGGATGCCGCGGCGACGATGAACTCGAAGCCCGCGTCGGTGCAGGCGGCCTTGAGCCCGAGCCGGACCGACTCGTGGTCGTCCACGACGGAGACGCGCACGGTCGTCGCCTGCGCTCCCGCAACGGGAACCTGCGTTGTTGGCTGAGCCATGGTGATCCTTGTCTGTTGAGGACCGCCGTCCACGACGGCCTCACGGCCCAGCTTAACGCGGGTCGGGCCACGAGCGTGGGTTGCGGCGGCGTGCCGGTTGTAATCCGGACCCGTCAGCGCCTCACGAGCGTCGCGACGGCCTCGACGTGATGGGTGTTCGGGAACAGGTCGAACGCAACCAGCCGGGACATCTCGTAGCCCTGAGCCGCGAACAGGGCGACATCGCGCGCCAATGCGACCGGGTCGCAGGCGACATAGACGATGTGGGCTGGCTCCAGCCGCACGAGTTCACTGACGACCGCCTTGCCCGCTCCGGCCCGCGGCGGGTCGAGGACCACGGTCGCGGCGCGCAGCCGGGACCGGTCGGCACCGCGGGCCTCGGTGCCGACCTGGCGAAGGTAGCGCTCGACTCTCGCGGTGACGGCGGTGGCGCCGGCCCAATCGACGAGATTCTCGGCGGCATGGTCGGTCGCCCCGGCGTCGCTCTCGACGCTCGTGATGCGCACGGCCTGTCCGAACCTGTCGCCGACCGCCGCCGCGAGCAGGCCGACCCCGCCGTAGAGGTCGAGGTTCGCGGCCCGCGCGTCGAAGAGCGACTCGTCGATCGCCTGTTGCACCGCCGTGGTCAGCGTCTGGGCCGCGTGCCGGTGTACCTGCCAGAACCCGCGCACGTCGAGACGGAAGTCACGGTCGCCGACCCGTTCGACGATGTCGTTCGACTGCTTCGCAGGACCGGATGCCGGATCGTCGACCAGCACGAACGGGTTGCCGGTGGACGGCACGACGATGTCGATGAACTCGGCCCCCACGAACTTCTGGCCGAGCGGAGCCACCTGCCGCGCCTCGGGAACGGCAAGCGGAAGGTCGGTGACCGGGATAACCCGGTGCGACCTGGCCACGTACGGGCCGGGCGTGCCGTCCTCGCCGACATGCAGCCGCAGCCGGGTGCGCCATCCGGTGCCATCCTCATCGGCGAGAGCCTCGCCGGCCAGCGCGCCGGGCGTCTCGCCGGACGGGAGCCCCGCGACGTCGACGGTGACGTCGAGCTTCGCCATCCGCTTCATCGAATCGACGATCACCTGTCGCTTGAGCTCGCGTTGATGCTCGAGACGGATGTGGCCGAACTCGGCGCCTCCCGCGCGCTGGCCGGGCTCCCGTTCCAGTGCGGCCGAGTCCCAGACGTGGGGGCGCCGGTGCGGCGAGGCGTCGAGCACCGCGACAGTGTCGGCCCGCCAGAACGACGACTTCGCGTCATCCGTGATCTGCGCGACAACACGCTCGCCGGGGATCGCGTCGCTCACGAAGATCACCCGCCCCTCGTGCCTCGCAACGAAGATTCCGCCGTGTGCAACGCCTGTAATCTCGACCTCGACGCGTTCGCCCTGCATGTCACCCATCCATCGAGCATAGGAGCACCGTGCGCCTCTATCTGGCCTCCACCTCTCCCGCCCGGCTCGCGACGCTGCGCGGCGCGGGCATCGAGCCCATCGTCGTCGGCTCGCTCGTCGACGAGGATGCGGCCGTCGCGGCCTGGGTGGCCGAGCACGGGCCCATCGGGGCCCCCGAGATGGTCGAGCTGCTCGCCCGAACCAAGGCCGAGGCCGTCGTGGGGCGCGCGATCGACGGGCAGGACATCGATGGGTTCATCCTCGGCGGGGATTCCGCGTTCGAGCTCGACGGCATCATCTACGGCAAGCCGCACCTGCCGCACGTCGCCCGTGAGCGCTGGCTGCTGCAGCGCGGGCGAACGGGACACCTGCACTCGGGGCACTGGCTGATCGACCACCGCGCCGGAGTCGCCGCCCGCGGCGCCGGTTCGGTCACGACGTCGGCGGTCACGTTCGCCTCGGACATCACCGATGACGAGATCGATGCCTACATCGCGACCGGGGAGCCGCTCGCCGTCGCCGGCGCCTTCACCATCGACAGCCTCGGTGCTCCCTTCATCACCTCGATCGAGGGCGATCCGCACGCGGTCGTCGGGCTCTCGCTCGCCGCGCTGCGTAGCCTGTTCCGCGGTTTCGAGATCAGCTGGCCAGCGCTCTGGAACCGCTGAACCTCACCGTTTTGTAGAAGCTCTCGCTGCGACACGCCACTTTTTTGTGGGTCGTGGCCAATTCGACGGTGCTGCCCGGCAATAGAGTTGGGCACTATGCCCCGGATAACTAAGGTTCTGATTGCCAATCGTGGAGAGATAGCTGTCAGGGTCATCCGGGCGGCGCGCGACAGCTCCATCGCCTCGGTGGCCGTCTACGCCGACCAGGATCGCGATGCCCGTCACGTCAAGCTCGCCGACGAGGCGTACGCGCTGAACGGCGCCACCTCGGCGGAGACCTACCTCGTGATCGAGAAGCTCCTGTCGATCGCCCGCCGCTCCGGCGCCGACGCTGTGCACCCCGGCTATGGCTTCCTCGCCGAGAACGCGTCGTTCGCCCGCGCCGTCATCGACGCCGGCCTCATCTGGATCGGACCGTCGCCGGAGGCCATCGAGAAGCTCGGTGACAAGGTCTCGGCCCGCCACATCGCCGAGCGCGTCGGCGCCCCGCTCGCACCCGGCACGCTCAACCCGGTCTCCGGCGCATCCGAGGTGCTCGACTTCGTCGACCTTCACGGCCTCCCCGTCGCGATCAAGGCCGCGTTCGGCGGTGGTGGGCGCGGGCTCAAGGTGGCCCGCACCCGCGAGGAGGTGCCTGAGCTGTTCGATTCCGCGACCCGTGAGGCCGTCGCCGCGTTCGGGCGCGGTGAGTGCTTCGTTGAGAAGTACCTCGACCAGCCACGCCACGTCGAGACCCAGTGTCTCGCCGACGCCTTCGGCACGGTCGTCGTGGTGTCGACCCGCGACTGCTCGCTACAGCGCCGGCACCAGAAACTCGTCGAGGAGGCACCCGCGCCGTTCCTCACCGACGCACAGAACGAACTGCTCTACACCGCGTCGAAGGCCATCCTGCGCGAGGTCGGCTACGTCGGCGCCGGGACCTGCGAGTTTCTCGTCGCGAAGGACGGCACCGTCTCGTTCCTCGAGGTCAATACGCGGCTGCAGGTCGAGCATCCGGTGTCGGAGCAGGTCACGGGCATCGACCTGGTGCGCGAGCAGTTCCGGCTTGCCGAGGGCCACGCCATCGGCTACGGCGACCCCGTTGCGCAGGGCCACTCGATCGAGTTCCGCATCAACGGCGAGGACCCCGGTCTCAACTTCATGCCCTCCCCCGGGCCCGTGCACGTTCTGCGCTTCCCCGGCGGGCCCGGCGTGCGCGTCGACAGCGGCGTCACGACCGGCGACGTCATCAGCGGCGCGTTCGACTCGCTGCTCGCCAAGCTCATCGTCACGGGCTCCTCCCGCGCCGATGCGATCGAGCGTTCGCGCCGGGCGCTCGACGAGTTTGAGATCGCCGGTCTGCCGACCGTGCTGCCGTTCCACCGCGCGATCGTGCGTGACCCCGCATTCACCTCCGAGCCGTTCAGCATCTACACGCGCTGGATCGAGACGGAATTCGTCAACACCATCGAACCGTGGAGTGGATCGCTCGCCGAGCAGGAGCCGACCTCCCTCCGCACGAGCGTCGTCGTCGAGGTCGACGGCAAGCGCGTGGAGGTCGGGCTGCCGGCCCGCCTCGGTGCCGCGGGTGCCGGGCCAGCCGCGCCGTCCGCCCCGACACGCCGCCGCTCGGGTGCCGTCGTCACCGCGACGGGCGACTCGGTCAAGGCCCCGATGCAGGCGACCATCGTGAAGCTCTCGGTCGAGAACGGGGCGCACGTCGTCAAGGGCGACCTCATCCTCGTGCTCGAGGCGATGAAGATGGAGCAGCCGCTCACCGCCCACAAGGACGGCATGATCGCCAACCTCAACGCGACGGTCGGCCTCACGGTCTCGTCCGGGCACCTTCTGCTGGATATCCAGACCTGACCAGCTCTGGGCTGTCATTATTCAGGAGTTTGGGCTGGTGCCAGGCTCTCCCGGCTGTCGTTATTCAGGAGATTGGGCTGGTGCCAGGCTCTCCCGGCTGTCGTTATTCAGGAGATTGGGCTGAGTTGTGGCGGGAATCGCTGCAATCGGGGACGGATGCTGGGGAAAACGGCATCCGCCGCTCGAATGCTCCTGAATTCTGAATCTCGCCGCCTTCGGTGAGTCCTGAATCTTGACGACGGCCGACCGGCTGAACTCCTGAATGATGAAAGCTGGCGGTCGGGCAACGCCCGAGGCGGAGCAGCGCCCGAGGCGGAACGCCGCTACGCGGCGTCCGAGAACTGGGCCATCGCCCCACGAACCATGCGCACGCACCACGGCCAGTCAGTCCTGATCCGCGTCGTGCTCAGCTGCACTCGCGCGTAGCCCAAGGCTGCGAGCTCAGCCCCGCGTCGGCGATCCTCCT comes from the Marisediminicola antarctica genome and includes:
- a CDS encoding ATP-binding protein, producing the protein MGQPRSSRNPISRRQIETVISRSTAVFGLVFGAQMLPVLLAQSSFMIPEWSVFAQVLLFGGLLLSVAASILKRWVLVVNGFVAVAWFVVMATWPMGVADVTVVAELRPWPWFICTVATAAAAVAWPVWAAVVALVVAPLTYGIVRVTPAGGAAPFDLAAYDVIYAVILGGTVLIIITMLRQAAASVDLAQSAAIDRYSYAVRQHATEVERVQVDAIVHDSVLTTLISAARSHAPEAEALAARMASNAMGYLRDAAASSPDDATRVRVRDLALRIRTAADALSVPFEHRPGDISDWELPSQAAEAVYSAAVQSMVNSTQHAGSDPGIARWVGVRCAPGGGVVVVVGDTGTGFDPQAVPTARIGLRISILERVNNAGGHVDVDSQAGEGTVITIRWPAAESVWPDGGLDVGESAVPVATGEGVAS
- a CDS encoding class I SAM-dependent RNA methyltransferase, coding for MGDMQGERVEVEITGVAHGGIFVARHEGRVIFVSDAIPGERVVAQITDDAKSSFWRADTVAVLDASPHRRPHVWDSAALEREPGQRAGGAEFGHIRLEHQRELKRQVIVDSMKRMAKLDVTVDVAGLPSGETPGALAGEALADEDGTGWRTRLRLHVGEDGTPGPYVARSHRVIPVTDLPLAVPEARQVAPLGQKFVGAEFIDIVVPSTGNPFVLVDDPASGPAKQSNDIVERVGDRDFRLDVRGFWQVHRHAAQTLTTAVQQAIDESLFDARAANLDLYGGVGLLAAAVGDRFGQAVRITSVESDAGATDHAAENLVDWAGATAVTARVERYLRQVGTEARGADRSRLRAATVVLDPPRAGAGKAVVSELVRLEPAHIVYVACDPVALARDVALFAAQGYEMSRLVAFDLFPNTHHVEAVATLVRR
- a CDS encoding acetyl/propionyl/methylcrotonyl-CoA carboxylase subunit alpha; the encoded protein is MPRITKVLIANRGEIAVRVIRAARDSSIASVAVYADQDRDARHVKLADEAYALNGATSAETYLVIEKLLSIARRSGADAVHPGYGFLAENASFARAVIDAGLIWIGPSPEAIEKLGDKVSARHIAERVGAPLAPGTLNPVSGASEVLDFVDLHGLPVAIKAAFGGGGRGLKVARTREEVPELFDSATREAVAAFGRGECFVEKYLDQPRHVETQCLADAFGTVVVVSTRDCSLQRRHQKLVEEAPAPFLTDAQNELLYTASKAILREVGYVGAGTCEFLVAKDGTVSFLEVNTRLQVEHPVSEQVTGIDLVREQFRLAEGHAIGYGDPVAQGHSIEFRINGEDPGLNFMPSPGPVHVLRFPGGPGVRVDSGVTTGDVISGAFDSLLAKLIVTGSSRADAIERSRRALDEFEIAGLPTVLPFHRAIVRDPAFTSEPFSIYTRWIETEFVNTIEPWSGSLAEQEPTSLRTSVVVEVDGKRVEVGLPARLGAAGAGPAAPSAPTRRRSGAVVTATGDSVKAPMQATIVKLSVENGAHVVKGDLILVLEAMKMEQPLTAHKDGMIANLNATVGLTVSSGHLLLDIQT
- a CDS encoding acyl-CoA carboxylase subunit epsilon; the encoded protein is MSTVREGEAGAGSGAEITILAGEPSTAELAAITAVVTALAEELSDDALLEVGSGQSAWQRSQRALRQPLVPGPGAWRSFSG
- a CDS encoding response regulator transcription factor, whose protein sequence is MAQPTTQVPVAGAQATTVRVSVVDDHESVRLGLKAACTDAGFEFIVAAASVDELIAQLGGRECDVVVLDLSLGDGSTVTENVKRVQAVGSAVLIHSIADRVASVREALAAGAAGVIPKSSATKTVISAVETVARGDVLNNLEWATAIDADSDFAKAQLGRREREILHLYASGFPLKLAAQQLGIGYSTAREYLDRIRVKYVEVGRPAPTKVDLLRRAVEDGILPGLDPEAGDGR
- a CDS encoding Maf family protein, whose translation is MRLYLASTSPARLATLRGAGIEPIVVGSLVDEDAAVAAWVAEHGPIGAPEMVELLARTKAEAVVGRAIDGQDIDGFILGGDSAFELDGIIYGKPHLPHVARERWLLQRGRTGHLHSGHWLIDHRAGVAARGAGSVTTSAVTFASDITDDEIDAYIATGEPLAVAGAFTIDSLGAPFITSIEGDPHAVVGLSLAALRSLFRGFEISWPALWNR